Proteins encoded together in one Bactrocera neohumeralis isolate Rockhampton chromosome 4, APGP_CSIRO_Bneo_wtdbg2-racon-allhic-juicebox.fasta_v2, whole genome shotgun sequence window:
- the LOC126754450 gene encoding zinc finger protein 569 isoform X1: MCAAHSNPQQGFGYTWGFADNTRTESVLEIPANINYTVSSESMPYLLSTDGSLTVQKDVKGGLTAQKGGVVRRMFVVNEPFAPGPQRVITAGTTTPSVVKKQDQQVLSINCDKNYLLVDQSDQSHSLTNGIVDTKSQTILTTTAGAKTHFSPIGPIHLTAEECNEILMKRALAASQQTHTITTADGHGTTSDILPGISVQVQKVIQGLEEADDSQGDTPNLKLEPGTLELSPKTELQDNMNYNENDATVKKERPYSCDECGKSFLLKHHLTTHARVHTGERPHVCVHCSKSFAHKHCLNTHLLLHSTDRPFQCTECKKSFTLKHHLLTHSRVHSRDRPFVCPECGRTFPLKRHLVTHSKFHAGERPYVCEECGESFAQENHLIMHSRFHGSLNPFVCPDCGATFPRKFQLVNHGRIHGKVPHSCTLCGKEFLQKRTLVSHMRIHTGDQPYPCISCGEGFMSKAELNQHVRNTHGGVNPNSSNTAIHSTQQHHTQQQTQGSHPQTITVVSNPANPALLSVGGDNNAARPQFGCRECGSAFNSREALALHLRLHTGDKSLMTDLCALTAALPGHFLNTGLNPGATVVATNPNIVAQNTVPVQIISSTGQVMTQTTLVQAAAATHPQGVVTNVPGVMHHQQPQQQLTNAAPQQHHPQQQQVTPPKPKSHFCASCGKGFAAKHGLMQHNRRHPNGGCTVRTHVCECGKAFFQKNHLMLHQRQHLETKPSAAVAQQQQQQQQQQQQQQQQQQQQQQQQDLTHEQHSRSRKQQQPQSAMLIGNHQALHLQVLQGTNAAHVIKYEINIPQDNQSG; the protein is encoded by the exons ATGTGTGCAGCACACAGTAACCCACAACAGGGCTTCGGCTATACTTGGGGATTCGCAGATAATACCCGTACGGAGTCTGTACTGGAGATTCCGGCAAATATAAATTACACAGTCAGCAGTGAATCC ATGCCATATTTGCTATCTACAGATGGCTCTTTAACTGTGCAGAAGGACGTTAAAGGTGGATTGACGGCTCAAAAAGGAGGTGTTGTACGACGTATGTTTGTTGTAAATGAACCATTTGCACCAGGACCACAACG GGTCATAACTGCAGGTACTACTACACCATCGGTGGTGAAGAAACAAGACCAACAAGTGCTCAGTATTAACTGCGACAAAAATT ACCTACTTGTAGATCAATCAGATCAGTCACACTCTCTGACTAATGGTATCGTCGACACGAAGTCACAGACCATTCTAACGACAACAGCTGGCGCTAAAACGCATTTTAGTCCCATCGGGCCGATTCATCTCACTGCAGAGGAATGCAACGAGATTTTAATGAAACGAGCGCTTGCCGCATCTCAACAGACTCACACGATCACTACTGCAGACGGACATGGGACGACAA GTGACATTCTGCCGGGTATATCGGTACAAGTTCAAAAAGTGATTCAAGGTTTAGAAGAGGCGGATGATTCACAAGGGGATACACCCAACTTGAAGTTGGAGCCCGGTACATTAGAGCTATCTCCAAAAACAGAGTTGCAAGATAACATGAATTATAACGAG AATGATGCCACAGTTAAGAAGGAGCGACCATACAGTTGCGACGAATGCGGCAAATCGTTTTTATTGAAACATCATTTAACAACACACGCGCGAGTCCACACAG GTGAACGGCCGCACGTGTGTGTACATTGTAGCAAGAGCTTTGCTCATAAGCACTGCCTCAATACACATCTGCTATTGCATTCAACTGATCGGCCGTTTCAGTGTACCGAATGCAAGAAAAGTTTTACTTTGAAGCACCACCTGTTGACACATTCACGTGTTCATAGTCGTGATCGGCCATTTGTGTGCCCCGAATGTGGGCGAACGTTCCCATTGAAGCGACATTTAGTGACCCATAGTAAATTTCATGCTGGTGAACGACCATACGTTTGTGAGGAATGTGGCGAAAGTTTTGCTCAGGAGAATCACTTAATAATGCATTCACG TTTCCATGGATCGCTGAATCCATTTGTTTGTCCAGATTGCGGAGCTACATTTCCTCGCAAATTTCAATTGGTTAATCATGGCCGCATTCACGGTAAAGTACCACACTCCTGCACCCTGTGTGGCAAAGAGTTCTTGCAGAAGCGCACGCTGGTTTCTCACATGAG GATTCACACCGGCGATCAGCCATATCCTTGCATTAGTTGCGGTGAGGGCTTTATGTCTAAAGCCGAATTAAATCAACATGTGCGTAATACACACGGGGGCGTAAATCCAAACTCCTCAAACACTGCG ATACATTCTACGCAGCAACATCATACGCAACAACAGACGCAAGGGTCACATCCACAAACCATTACTGTAGTCAGTAATCCAGCGAACCCGGCATTATTATCTGTGGGCGGTGATAATAATGCTGCTCGGCCTCAATTTGGCTGTCG TGAATGTGGAAGTGCCTTTAATAGTAGAGAAGCGTTAGCGCTTCATTTGCGATTACATACAGGTGACAAAAGCCTTATGACTGATTTGTGCGCTTTAACTGCGGCACTGCCCGGCCACTTCCTCAACACCGGCCTTAATCCAGGCGCCACTGTGGTTGCTACCAACCCCAATATAGTGGCTCAGAATACAGTGCCCGTGCAGATCATTTCATCAACCGGACAAGTCATGACACAAACAACATTGGTACAGGCTGCCGCAGCAACGCATCCACAGGGTGTTGTTACCAATGTGCCTGGAGTGATGCATCACCAACAGCCGCAACAGCAACTGACGAATGCAGCGCCACAACAACATCATCCACAGCAACAGCAGGTAACGCCGCCCAAACCAAAGTCACATTTTTGCGCCAGCTGCGGTAAAGGATTTGCCGCTAAGCACGGTCTTATGCAGCATAATCGAAGACATCCTAACGGTGGCTGCACCGTGCGCACACATGTATGCGAGTGCGGCAAGGCATTCTTCCAGAAGAATCACTTGATGCTACATCAGCGTCAGCATTTGGAAACCAAACCGTCAGCTGCTGTCgctcaacagcagcaacaacaacaacagcagcaacaacaacagcaacaacagcagcagcagcaacaacaacaacag GATTTAACACACGAACAGCACAGCCGCTcgcgcaaacaacaacaaccacaatcgGCTATGTTGATAGGCAATCATCAAGCGCTGCACCTGCAAGTTTTGCAAGGCACTAATGCAGCTCATGTTATTAAGtacgaaataaatataccaCAGGATAATCAAAGTGGATAA
- the LOC126754450 gene encoding zinc finger protein 605 isoform X3 gives MCAAHSNPQQGFGYTWGFADNTRTESVLEIPANINYTVSSESMPYLLSTDGSLTVQKDVKGGLTAQKGGVVRRMFVVNEPFAPGPQRVITAGDILPGISVQVQKVIQGLEEADDSQGDTPNLKLEPGTLELSPKTELQDNMNYNENDATVKKERPYSCDECGKSFLLKHHLTTHARVHTGERPHVCVHCSKSFAHKHCLNTHLLLHSTDRPFQCTECKKSFTLKHHLLTHSRVHSRDRPFVCPECGRTFPLKRHLVTHSKFHAGERPYVCEECGESFAQENHLIMHSRFHGSLNPFVCPDCGATFPRKFQLVNHGRIHGKVPHSCTLCGKEFLQKRTLVSHMRIHTGDQPYPCISCGEGFMSKAELNQHVRNTHGGVNPNSSNTAIHSTQQHHTQQQTQGSHPQTITVVSNPANPALLSVGGDNNAARPQFGCRECGSAFNSREALALHLRLHTGDKSLMTDLCALTAALPGHFLNTGLNPGATVVATNPNIVAQNTVPVQIISSTGQVMTQTTLVQAAAATHPQGVVTNVPGVMHHQQPQQQLTNAAPQQHHPQQQQVTPPKPKSHFCASCGKGFAAKHGLMQHNRRHPNGGCTVRTHVCECGKAFFQKNHLMLHQRQHLETKPSAAVAQQQQQQQQQQQQQQQQQQQQQQQQDLTHEQHSRSRKQQQPQSAMLIGNHQALHLQVLQGTNAAHVIKYEINIPQDNQSG, from the exons ATGTGTGCAGCACACAGTAACCCACAACAGGGCTTCGGCTATACTTGGGGATTCGCAGATAATACCCGTACGGAGTCTGTACTGGAGATTCCGGCAAATATAAATTACACAGTCAGCAGTGAATCC ATGCCATATTTGCTATCTACAGATGGCTCTTTAACTGTGCAGAAGGACGTTAAAGGTGGATTGACGGCTCAAAAAGGAGGTGTTGTACGACGTATGTTTGTTGTAAATGAACCATTTGCACCAGGACCACAACG GGTCATAACTGCAG GTGACATTCTGCCGGGTATATCGGTACAAGTTCAAAAAGTGATTCAAGGTTTAGAAGAGGCGGATGATTCACAAGGGGATACACCCAACTTGAAGTTGGAGCCCGGTACATTAGAGCTATCTCCAAAAACAGAGTTGCAAGATAACATGAATTATAACGAG AATGATGCCACAGTTAAGAAGGAGCGACCATACAGTTGCGACGAATGCGGCAAATCGTTTTTATTGAAACATCATTTAACAACACACGCGCGAGTCCACACAG GTGAACGGCCGCACGTGTGTGTACATTGTAGCAAGAGCTTTGCTCATAAGCACTGCCTCAATACACATCTGCTATTGCATTCAACTGATCGGCCGTTTCAGTGTACCGAATGCAAGAAAAGTTTTACTTTGAAGCACCACCTGTTGACACATTCACGTGTTCATAGTCGTGATCGGCCATTTGTGTGCCCCGAATGTGGGCGAACGTTCCCATTGAAGCGACATTTAGTGACCCATAGTAAATTTCATGCTGGTGAACGACCATACGTTTGTGAGGAATGTGGCGAAAGTTTTGCTCAGGAGAATCACTTAATAATGCATTCACG TTTCCATGGATCGCTGAATCCATTTGTTTGTCCAGATTGCGGAGCTACATTTCCTCGCAAATTTCAATTGGTTAATCATGGCCGCATTCACGGTAAAGTACCACACTCCTGCACCCTGTGTGGCAAAGAGTTCTTGCAGAAGCGCACGCTGGTTTCTCACATGAG GATTCACACCGGCGATCAGCCATATCCTTGCATTAGTTGCGGTGAGGGCTTTATGTCTAAAGCCGAATTAAATCAACATGTGCGTAATACACACGGGGGCGTAAATCCAAACTCCTCAAACACTGCG ATACATTCTACGCAGCAACATCATACGCAACAACAGACGCAAGGGTCACATCCACAAACCATTACTGTAGTCAGTAATCCAGCGAACCCGGCATTATTATCTGTGGGCGGTGATAATAATGCTGCTCGGCCTCAATTTGGCTGTCG TGAATGTGGAAGTGCCTTTAATAGTAGAGAAGCGTTAGCGCTTCATTTGCGATTACATACAGGTGACAAAAGCCTTATGACTGATTTGTGCGCTTTAACTGCGGCACTGCCCGGCCACTTCCTCAACACCGGCCTTAATCCAGGCGCCACTGTGGTTGCTACCAACCCCAATATAGTGGCTCAGAATACAGTGCCCGTGCAGATCATTTCATCAACCGGACAAGTCATGACACAAACAACATTGGTACAGGCTGCCGCAGCAACGCATCCACAGGGTGTTGTTACCAATGTGCCTGGAGTGATGCATCACCAACAGCCGCAACAGCAACTGACGAATGCAGCGCCACAACAACATCATCCACAGCAACAGCAGGTAACGCCGCCCAAACCAAAGTCACATTTTTGCGCCAGCTGCGGTAAAGGATTTGCCGCTAAGCACGGTCTTATGCAGCATAATCGAAGACATCCTAACGGTGGCTGCACCGTGCGCACACATGTATGCGAGTGCGGCAAGGCATTCTTCCAGAAGAATCACTTGATGCTACATCAGCGTCAGCATTTGGAAACCAAACCGTCAGCTGCTGTCgctcaacagcagcaacaacaacaacagcagcaacaacaacagcaacaacagcagcagcagcaacaacaacaacag GATTTAACACACGAACAGCACAGCCGCTcgcgcaaacaacaacaaccacaatcgGCTATGTTGATAGGCAATCATCAAGCGCTGCACCTGCAAGTTTTGCAAGGCACTAATGCAGCTCATGTTATTAAGtacgaaataaatataccaCAGGATAATCAAAGTGGATAA
- the LOC126754450 gene encoding zinc finger protein 605 isoform X2 — protein MCAAHSNPQQGFGYTWGFADNTRTESVLEIPANINYTVSSESMPYLLSTDGSLTVQKDVKGGLTAQKGGVVRRMFVVNEPFAPGPQRVITAGTTTPSVVKKQDQQVLSINCDKNCDILPGISVQVQKVIQGLEEADDSQGDTPNLKLEPGTLELSPKTELQDNMNYNENDATVKKERPYSCDECGKSFLLKHHLTTHARVHTGERPHVCVHCSKSFAHKHCLNTHLLLHSTDRPFQCTECKKSFTLKHHLLTHSRVHSRDRPFVCPECGRTFPLKRHLVTHSKFHAGERPYVCEECGESFAQENHLIMHSRFHGSLNPFVCPDCGATFPRKFQLVNHGRIHGKVPHSCTLCGKEFLQKRTLVSHMRIHTGDQPYPCISCGEGFMSKAELNQHVRNTHGGVNPNSSNTAIHSTQQHHTQQQTQGSHPQTITVVSNPANPALLSVGGDNNAARPQFGCRECGSAFNSREALALHLRLHTGDKSLMTDLCALTAALPGHFLNTGLNPGATVVATNPNIVAQNTVPVQIISSTGQVMTQTTLVQAAAATHPQGVVTNVPGVMHHQQPQQQLTNAAPQQHHPQQQQVTPPKPKSHFCASCGKGFAAKHGLMQHNRRHPNGGCTVRTHVCECGKAFFQKNHLMLHQRQHLETKPSAAVAQQQQQQQQQQQQQQQQQQQQQQQQDLTHEQHSRSRKQQQPQSAMLIGNHQALHLQVLQGTNAAHVIKYEINIPQDNQSG, from the exons ATGTGTGCAGCACACAGTAACCCACAACAGGGCTTCGGCTATACTTGGGGATTCGCAGATAATACCCGTACGGAGTCTGTACTGGAGATTCCGGCAAATATAAATTACACAGTCAGCAGTGAATCC ATGCCATATTTGCTATCTACAGATGGCTCTTTAACTGTGCAGAAGGACGTTAAAGGTGGATTGACGGCTCAAAAAGGAGGTGTTGTACGACGTATGTTTGTTGTAAATGAACCATTTGCACCAGGACCACAACG GGTCATAACTGCAGGTACTACTACACCATCGGTGGTGAAGAAACAAGACCAACAAGTGCTCAGTATTAACTGCGACAAAAATT GTGACATTCTGCCGGGTATATCGGTACAAGTTCAAAAAGTGATTCAAGGTTTAGAAGAGGCGGATGATTCACAAGGGGATACACCCAACTTGAAGTTGGAGCCCGGTACATTAGAGCTATCTCCAAAAACAGAGTTGCAAGATAACATGAATTATAACGAG AATGATGCCACAGTTAAGAAGGAGCGACCATACAGTTGCGACGAATGCGGCAAATCGTTTTTATTGAAACATCATTTAACAACACACGCGCGAGTCCACACAG GTGAACGGCCGCACGTGTGTGTACATTGTAGCAAGAGCTTTGCTCATAAGCACTGCCTCAATACACATCTGCTATTGCATTCAACTGATCGGCCGTTTCAGTGTACCGAATGCAAGAAAAGTTTTACTTTGAAGCACCACCTGTTGACACATTCACGTGTTCATAGTCGTGATCGGCCATTTGTGTGCCCCGAATGTGGGCGAACGTTCCCATTGAAGCGACATTTAGTGACCCATAGTAAATTTCATGCTGGTGAACGACCATACGTTTGTGAGGAATGTGGCGAAAGTTTTGCTCAGGAGAATCACTTAATAATGCATTCACG TTTCCATGGATCGCTGAATCCATTTGTTTGTCCAGATTGCGGAGCTACATTTCCTCGCAAATTTCAATTGGTTAATCATGGCCGCATTCACGGTAAAGTACCACACTCCTGCACCCTGTGTGGCAAAGAGTTCTTGCAGAAGCGCACGCTGGTTTCTCACATGAG GATTCACACCGGCGATCAGCCATATCCTTGCATTAGTTGCGGTGAGGGCTTTATGTCTAAAGCCGAATTAAATCAACATGTGCGTAATACACACGGGGGCGTAAATCCAAACTCCTCAAACACTGCG ATACATTCTACGCAGCAACATCATACGCAACAACAGACGCAAGGGTCACATCCACAAACCATTACTGTAGTCAGTAATCCAGCGAACCCGGCATTATTATCTGTGGGCGGTGATAATAATGCTGCTCGGCCTCAATTTGGCTGTCG TGAATGTGGAAGTGCCTTTAATAGTAGAGAAGCGTTAGCGCTTCATTTGCGATTACATACAGGTGACAAAAGCCTTATGACTGATTTGTGCGCTTTAACTGCGGCACTGCCCGGCCACTTCCTCAACACCGGCCTTAATCCAGGCGCCACTGTGGTTGCTACCAACCCCAATATAGTGGCTCAGAATACAGTGCCCGTGCAGATCATTTCATCAACCGGACAAGTCATGACACAAACAACATTGGTACAGGCTGCCGCAGCAACGCATCCACAGGGTGTTGTTACCAATGTGCCTGGAGTGATGCATCACCAACAGCCGCAACAGCAACTGACGAATGCAGCGCCACAACAACATCATCCACAGCAACAGCAGGTAACGCCGCCCAAACCAAAGTCACATTTTTGCGCCAGCTGCGGTAAAGGATTTGCCGCTAAGCACGGTCTTATGCAGCATAATCGAAGACATCCTAACGGTGGCTGCACCGTGCGCACACATGTATGCGAGTGCGGCAAGGCATTCTTCCAGAAGAATCACTTGATGCTACATCAGCGTCAGCATTTGGAAACCAAACCGTCAGCTGCTGTCgctcaacagcagcaacaacaacaacagcagcaacaacaacagcaacaacagcagcagcagcaacaacaacaacag GATTTAACACACGAACAGCACAGCCGCTcgcgcaaacaacaacaaccacaatcgGCTATGTTGATAGGCAATCATCAAGCGCTGCACCTGCAAGTTTTGCAAGGCACTAATGCAGCTCATGTTATTAAGtacgaaataaatataccaCAGGATAATCAAAGTGGATAA